TATTGGAGGTTTCATCGGAGTTCCTCAGCAGCTCATTTGAACTGTAGAGAAATTGCAGTAGAAATCCCTGAAAAGTACTACAATATGCAGGGAAAAAGTGGGGGCGCAAGGGGAACTTCTTACGTTCACTACCCAGACCGCTCGTAACTAAAAGTTGAAAGAGCCCACAAAGACATCCAGCTAACGAACTGCAATTTTCATCTAGTTGGGCTTTTATCGACCTATGTTCtgcaaaaaaaggaaagagaaGTTTTATCCGGCTTGCTGCCATGATAcagattttcaaataaccCACCAACAGAAATGCTGAATTTTGAATCGGTTCGCTGGAGcgcattttcttcttgcatTTTTCTATAAAGTCATCACACTTCATATCTAATAAAATGGCTTTTTCTACGCAGCCCTCGGACTTTAGATTAAGCAGTAATTCGTTGCTCTCTCTTAGTATGATTGAAATTTCACCCCAGCCATCGCAAAGTTGACCAATCATCTTTGCATTAATACAGCTTATTGAAGTAGGGCGCCCAAGGACAGAACATAGAAGTGCGTCTTGTAGCACTAACATAGTCCACGTCTTCGATGGAGCGATGTGTAGTCCGAGCGAGTATCCAATTGAAGCTGCAAAAAAGATACATTTCCAAGCGGCTTCTATCCTAAAATTGTAGTGATAATATTCAGAAAGTAGATTTAACGATGAGACTTTCTCCGGGCAGTCGGGACAATTGTCCAGTAGAAGATTCAATTCAGCTATAACTTCCGCGACATCAGGAGGGGGGTCAGAGAATCGTTCTGAGATAATAATGACACCATAGGACAGCAGTAATGTTTGATAATCCAAGTTATGTTTAGAAGAGATACTTTGTTCtagcaaattcaaatctacAATTTGATCGAAGAAGGAGCGTGAGAAGCTGTCCCGTATTGACTGAATGGCTGCATTTATCAGTTCTGGATTTTCaatgtattttttgaacacAGGTGAAGAggtgaattttttgatcaCGTCCGTTGCGTTTTCGCCTTCGAGTTCAAAATCAACGTTGCAGAATGGCATGCCAACCTGGAAGAGTGACCTATTGACGGAGCTAAAGCCATAAAATCTTGCGTTGGAATCTTTGCGCTTTTTTGTCAGTTTTGTGCTAGATTTTCGTAGAGTTCGAGGATACGAACACTCGCAGCTTCTCTTTATGCAATTTTGACATATTGGAAACTGTCTGCCGCATCTAATTTTCCTCTGTCGGCACTTCTTACAGGAGATTATTGAGAGACCCTGAAAGTCTACATTAGCTTGTGGCATTTGCACTGTGAAGGCTAGGATtatttgatattttaaaCTGGTTGTTCAATAGGAGAATTGTGAATTTGGTCAAACGGCTTATTTCTCCGAGCTCTGTATGCTTCTCACAGGTACCTCAAATACGTCTCAMAGAATTAGTTATTTTCCAGTTTCATAACCCAAAACTCTTTTCCACGAGCTTCGAAAGGAGTAGCTAGGACTGAAGTTTAAGTTCGATTCAATCGAATGGGTGGCTAtctcattctttttttttttgcaaggCAGATCTCTTGCCTGCGTGTGGCTTAAAAAATGAGATGTGGTCTCGCAATGTCCGCGGCACCAGATTCAGAGTCCGAAGAAAGCCAACGCAGTAAATTTactcaaattttcaatgtcCGAGTAATCTTCGGTGCGTTAATATGAGAAGCAAGAATATCTGTAAATACTTAGTATTAATGAtgctcttttcaaatttataAAGGCAACAACCATAAATTCTTaatttaaaatttcttggatgGTCCCACAGTCTACGACAAAGCAATCATAAATGGCCTGGGAAAAACACGCAAGAGTAACAAAAGCAATTgagaaaataagaaacagATGTCAAAAATCTGCCTATCAGCTGAATGTTAATGTTgcattgatttttttgggcTGTACGTTCGACCTGTTGAATGTTGCAAGCATGATCTCGCTGATCGACGATCTTGCACAAAAATATGACATCTCGTACACGACT
This DNA window, taken from Saccharomyces eubayanus strain FM1318 chromosome XII, whole genome shotgun sequence, encodes the following:
- a CDS encoding Zn(II)2Cys6 transcription factor, translated to MPQANVDFQGLSIISCKKCRQRKIRCGRQFPICQNCIKRSCECSYPRTLRKSSTKLTKKRKDSNARFYGFSSVNRSLFQVGMPFCNVDFELEGENATDVIKKFTSSPVFKKYIENPELINAAIQSIRDSFSRSFFDQIVDLNLLEQSISSKHNLDYQTLLLSYGVIIISERFSDPPPDVAEVIAELNLLLDNCPDCPEKVSSLNLLSEYYHYNFRIEAAWKCIFFAASIGYSLGLHIAPSKTWTMLVLQDALLCSVLGRPTSISCINAKMIGQLCDGWGEISIILRESNELLLNLKSEGCVEKAILLDMKCDDFIEKCKKKMRSSEPIQNSAFLLVGYLKICIMAASRIKLLFPFFAEHRSIKAQLDENCSSLAGCLCGLFQLLVTSGLGSERKKFPLRPHFFPAYCSTFQGFLLQFLYSSNELLRNSDETSNNDCSTFLPKDLGRANLVLPSLSATASLMENYDLIVGKVTFCSFMADVFASFQALLNQKRLGVNRPKSVDTPRQGRPFTPAMSGITSENSDNSSPLIMGDIADWITSCFSDGITHFYPSEQPP